A DNA window from Shewanella baltica contains the following coding sequences:
- a CDS encoding VOC family protein, which translates to MESAFNTAGALSWHELTTNNTEEAMRFYAEIFGWHFKTVKLPHGHYHIIENQGISIGGITDSLIPTLPSHWTGYITVNDVDQVAISAKKLGGDILFGPEDIPEVGRFCWIKDPQGAIIAAISYLKR; encoded by the coding sequence ATGGAATCGGCTTTTAACACTGCAGGGGCGTTAAGTTGGCATGAACTCACAACCAATAATACCGAAGAGGCCATGCGCTTCTATGCTGAAATTTTTGGCTGGCATTTTAAAACCGTTAAATTGCCCCACGGTCACTATCACATTATTGAAAACCAAGGCATCAGCATTGGCGGAATTACCGACAGTTTAATCCCCACCCTTCCCTCACATTGGACAGGCTATATTACCGTTAACGATGTGGATCAAGTGGCTATCAGTGCCAAAAAACTCGGCGGTGACATTCTGTTTGGCCCTGAAGACATTCCAGAGGTGGGCCGTTTTTGTTGGATAAAAGACCCACAGGGCGCCATTATTGCGGCCATTAGCTATTTAAAACGCTGA
- the lpxK gene encoding tetraacyldisaccharide 4'-kinase, protein MQALVNKIWYQGHPLRWLLLPLSWLFAVITYVRRALFRLGIKSQTAMPVPVIVVGNITVGGSGKTPTVIYLIELLRQHGFTPGVISRGYGVDIQGVKTVNLGASAAEVGDEPAMIVARTQVPMVVGAKRVDAANALIAEFGVDVIICDDGLQHYALGRDIELVVIDGQRGLGNGLLLPAGPLREGAWRLDAVDFIVNNGGPAAKGQFEMQLAPTEVKPVKCDSTFGEYSFDKSQPLVAMAGIGNPARFFESLRAQGYQLALCQGFDDHQPYDKTQLRDLAQDLPLLMTEKDAVKCRDFAQENWWYLAVNAKLSPQFDEQLLARLREVAAAKQGNFHGIR, encoded by the coding sequence ATGCAGGCCTTAGTGAATAAAATTTGGTATCAGGGTCATCCACTGCGATGGCTCTTGTTACCTTTATCTTGGCTATTCGCGGTTATCACTTATGTGCGCCGCGCCTTGTTTCGCCTCGGGATCAAATCACAAACGGCAATGCCTGTGCCTGTCATCGTTGTCGGTAATATTACCGTCGGCGGCAGCGGTAAGACGCCAACCGTGATTTATCTGATTGAGCTACTGCGCCAGCATGGGTTTACACCCGGTGTGATCAGTCGTGGTTACGGCGTTGATATTCAAGGCGTTAAAACGGTTAATTTAGGTGCGAGTGCAGCAGAGGTGGGTGATGAACCGGCCATGATAGTGGCGCGCACTCAAGTGCCTATGGTAGTTGGCGCTAAACGCGTCGATGCCGCCAATGCACTGATTGCTGAGTTTGGTGTCGATGTTATCATCTGCGACGATGGGTTGCAGCACTATGCGCTGGGGCGCGATATCGAGCTGGTGGTGATTGATGGTCAACGCGGTTTAGGTAATGGCTTGTTGTTACCGGCAGGTCCGCTGCGTGAAGGCGCGTGGCGTCTCGATGCCGTGGATTTTATCGTCAATAATGGCGGCCCCGCAGCAAAAGGGCAGTTCGAAATGCAACTGGCTCCTACGGAAGTGAAGCCCGTTAAATGCGATTCGACCTTCGGTGAGTACAGTTTCGATAAATCTCAGCCGCTGGTTGCGATGGCGGGTATTGGTAACCCTGCGCGTTTCTTTGAATCGCTGCGCGCCCAAGGTTATCAACTGGCGCTATGTCAGGGTTTTGATGACCATCAGCCCTACGATAAAACCCAATTACGTGATTTAGCCCAAGACTTGCCGCTGTTGATGACAGAAAAAGATGCGGTTAAATGTCGCGATTTTGCACAAGAGAACTGGTGGTATTTGGCGGTCAATGCCAAGCTATCCCCACAATTTGATGAGCAGCTGCTCGCACGTCTTCGCGAGGTGGCTGCAGCTAAACAAGGAAACTTCCATGGCATTCGATAA
- a CDS encoding energy-coupling factor ABC transporter permease — protein MLAFWSNKWAQIEWDMSLTQGICLMLLALWIYAIWPKEELAQIRRDKNLQLRLLLTLVGVNALWSLNASIQTGLHLHFLGIVTCMLMFGWRLATVALLLPSAFFSLFVLKQPADFGAFSLFAMAVPLFLCFVLYSRSYHLFPKHIFVFIFVGGFINAGLSTVFHQMSWAMWLWSAADYDWNVLVDDYLMLIPLLAFPEALLNGMAVTLLVVYQPQWLFDYSDREYLWRK, from the coding sequence ATGTTGGCGTTTTGGTCGAATAAATGGGCGCAAATCGAGTGGGATATGAGCCTGACTCAAGGCATATGCCTTATGCTCTTGGCGTTATGGATATATGCGATATGGCCAAAAGAAGAGTTAGCGCAGATCCGGCGGGATAAAAATCTGCAGTTACGCTTGTTACTGACGCTGGTGGGCGTTAATGCGCTGTGGTCGTTAAATGCCAGTATTCAAACTGGGTTGCATCTGCATTTTCTGGGAATAGTGACCTGTATGCTGATGTTCGGTTGGCGTCTTGCGACCGTGGCATTACTGTTGCCAAGCGCTTTTTTTAGTCTTTTTGTACTAAAACAGCCCGCTGATTTTGGGGCTTTTAGTCTATTCGCCATGGCTGTGCCGCTGTTCCTGTGTTTTGTTTTATACAGTCGCAGTTACCATTTATTTCCTAAACACATTTTTGTGTTTATCTTCGTCGGCGGTTTTATCAATGCGGGCCTTTCAACTGTGTTTCATCAAATGAGTTGGGCGATGTGGTTATGGTCTGCAGCGGATTACGATTGGAATGTGCTAGTGGATGACTACTTGATGCTAATCCCTTTGCTGGCGTTCCCCGAGGCATTGCTTAATGGTATGGCGGTAACGCTATTGGTTGTATATCAACCCCAGTGGTTATTTGATTATTCTGACCGTGAATATTTGTGGCGTAAGTAG
- a CDS encoding glutathione S-transferase N-terminal domain-containing protein, with product MFIIRWILGRIILFLNFVFSPKKRQRPLAEQQQIDTQTQALALYQYPACPFCVKVRRAMRRQGLNIVTHDAKKAPHKDELVAQGGKQQVPCLRIEENGQVQWLYESKEIINYLDQRFA from the coding sequence ATGTTTATCATTCGCTGGATTTTAGGCAGGATCATTCTGTTTTTAAACTTCGTATTTAGCCCTAAAAAGCGCCAACGTCCACTGGCAGAGCAACAACAGATTGATACTCAAACTCAAGCATTGGCCCTGTATCAATATCCAGCTTGCCCATTTTGCGTAAAAGTCCGCCGTGCAATGCGCCGTCAGGGACTCAACATAGTGACCCACGACGCTAAAAAAGCGCCACACAAAGATGAGCTCGTCGCCCAAGGTGGCAAACAGCAAGTGCCTTGTCTGCGCATTGAAGAAAACGGCCAAGTACAGTGGTTGTATGAATCTAAAGAAATCATTAACTACTTAGACCAACGCTTCGCCTAA
- a CDS encoding DUF748 domain-containing protein, with product MLIQLSQFKHTFFALPRYLRVLVYLTAVYLSYVCTLGLILPYAITTLAPEKLSALLGRPVTLGDIRINPFNFKVEIDQLAIKEKDEKPFAGLAQVQFEVNFWQSVFNRAAVIENIHIQAPYAHIIRVEKKGKAGFNFDDILQTLNEHSSASTETTPAEASAPVRVLLSQFVLDAGQFNFDDKITHAQVNYPNINLKLSQLDTEYLMSALSASVAPATKANKTGANPTPNAQAASDTGSGSQVMPIQHNHYAIQLSDDHAGEISLQGQFQLFPLKVAGDVHIAKLKLTPLWRFIDDQFKPALTDGEISAKTQYQVDLAENGELQITSNNGQFIVEKLNFNDQERSVVKLPIFALDGISMDLKQQQVHINKLHSDGLTVNAILNQDGLDLASLFMPKSASASTSAAPLVANSIDAKPIDAKSIETKPADAKPLEAKNVESVQVAQVEEKPQIAETATNASETADKPTKSELATASENNKTEQNTEAAANITADATHEATAEVASEATPLQPIKQAPVTASTDTWFVQLDALNIENYDLNLSEQKLTETPQQWRVYPLNFSTKTITSTLAEPIDYALQLSINDKGTLSSQGQVDVTGEAIDADIQLDKLALIQFQPYLAPYVNIQLKSGLLSSAGKLTADAKGKAIYGGSVELDDLAIHDKLRNAPLVKWQKMNINQLDFDQQKNQIKIDHLAFSQPYAKVVIAKDRSTNISDLIVEAPIAASVTNSATTNSTPPAKQTATEPQMASKSATPELSLDIQKISFSQGSAYFADNSLTPNFASGIELLEGNITHLSSTPGTKASVDIKGKIDKYAPVTLKGDINPLLDMPYLDLDLVFKSVELTSVNPYSGTYAGYYIDKGQLSLSLNYKLDQNKLKGNNHLVIDQLKLGKPSNSDLATSLPITLAIALLQDRNGVIDLGMEVSGDLDSPSFSVGSIIMTAITNVITKAVTAPFTFLAGLIGSDETLDKISFAAGQFSLSEDEQKSLDKLASALLDRPMLKLSVEGEVDAINDSQAIAERIMKRKLAKLANIEFSALPNDLSPSQFPTQGPLADALVKLYEQEVKADPVQIKDTVIAEAKDAQLSDDEITTRWHIALYNLSVKAQNVNDGMLGNLAQERAKAVKAYLVDVKEIAPERIFLLESRVSLTQNVAQVSLTIDVQ from the coding sequence ATGCTGATCCAGCTATCGCAATTCAAACACACTTTTTTTGCTCTCCCAAGGTACCTGCGTGTGCTTGTTTACCTCACCGCCGTCTACCTTAGCTATGTCTGCACATTAGGCTTAATCCTGCCCTATGCAATAACCACGCTGGCACCCGAAAAACTCTCTGCTTTACTCGGCCGTCCCGTCACCCTCGGGGATATCCGCATCAATCCCTTTAATTTCAAAGTCGAAATCGACCAACTGGCCATTAAAGAAAAAGACGAAAAACCGTTTGCAGGCTTAGCGCAAGTCCAATTCGAAGTGAACTTTTGGCAATCTGTTTTTAATCGCGCCGCCGTTATCGAAAACATACACATACAAGCGCCCTACGCACACATCATCCGCGTGGAGAAAAAAGGCAAAGCTGGATTCAACTTCGACGATATTCTGCAGACCTTGAACGAGCATTCATCCGCGAGCACAGAAACAACACCCGCAGAAGCCAGCGCCCCCGTTCGTGTCCTGCTCAGCCAATTTGTATTAGATGCAGGGCAATTTAACTTCGATGACAAAATTACCCATGCTCAAGTTAATTATCCTAATATCAATTTAAAACTCAGTCAGCTCGATACTGAATATTTGATGTCGGCATTGTCGGCCTCAGTAGCACCAGCCACAAAAGCAAATAAGACTGGAGCCAACCCGACACCAAACGCCCAAGCAGCCTCCGACACTGGCTCTGGCTCCCAAGTTATGCCAATCCAGCACAATCACTATGCGATACAACTCAGTGATGATCATGCTGGTGAAATCAGTTTGCAGGGGCAATTCCAACTGTTCCCACTAAAAGTTGCGGGTGACGTCCACATCGCCAAACTGAAACTGACACCCCTGTGGCGATTTATCGACGATCAATTTAAGCCAGCACTTACCGATGGCGAGATCAGTGCCAAGACTCAGTATCAAGTGGATCTTGCCGAGAATGGCGAGCTACAAATCACCAGTAACAATGGCCAGTTTATTGTTGAAAAACTGAATTTTAACGACCAAGAACGCTCAGTGGTTAAGCTGCCAATCTTTGCCCTCGACGGTATTTCGATGGATCTAAAGCAACAGCAAGTGCATATCAATAAGCTTCACAGTGATGGCCTCACTGTAAACGCCATTTTGAATCAAGATGGACTCGATCTCGCCAGCTTGTTCATGCCTAAATCCGCCAGTGCGTCTACAAGTGCAGCGCCGCTAGTTGCTAATTCCATAGATGCTAAGCCGATAGATGCTAAGTCGATAGAAACTAAACCGGCAGATGCTAAGCCACTAGAGGCCAAAAATGTTGAGAGCGTACAAGTCGCGCAAGTGGAAGAAAAGCCTCAAATAGCTGAGACGGCAACTAATGCAAGCGAGACCGCAGACAAACCAACAAAAAGCGAATTAGCCACAGCCAGCGAGAACAATAAAACGGAGCAAAATACTGAGGCCGCCGCAAACATCACAGCTGATGCCACTCATGAAGCCACTGCAGAAGTCGCTTCTGAGGCAACTCCTCTACAGCCAATCAAGCAAGCGCCAGTAACGGCGTCAACAGACACTTGGTTCGTGCAACTCGATGCGCTCAATATTGAAAACTACGATCTTAATCTGTCGGAGCAAAAGTTAACTGAGACACCGCAGCAATGGCGTGTGTATCCGCTTAACTTTTCAACAAAAACTATCACCAGCACCTTGGCCGAGCCGATTGATTATGCGCTGCAACTCAGCATTAATGACAAAGGTACTTTAAGCTCTCAAGGCCAGGTCGATGTGACAGGCGAAGCGATAGATGCCGATATTCAACTCGATAAGCTCGCGTTAATCCAGTTCCAACCGTATCTCGCGCCCTACGTGAATATCCAGCTCAAGAGTGGTTTATTAAGCTCTGCAGGCAAGCTCACGGCTGATGCCAAGGGCAAAGCCATTTACGGCGGCAGTGTTGAGCTCGATGATTTAGCCATTCATGACAAATTGCGTAATGCCCCGCTGGTCAAATGGCAAAAGATGAATATCAATCAGCTCGATTTTGACCAACAAAAAAATCAAATCAAAATCGATCACTTAGCCTTTAGCCAACCCTACGCCAAAGTGGTGATCGCTAAAGATAGAAGCACCAATATCAGCGACCTTATCGTCGAAGCGCCTATTGCAGCTTCAGTAACGAATAGTGCGACAACGAACAGCACGCCCCCTGCTAAGCAAACCGCAACCGAGCCACAAATGGCGAGCAAGTCAGCAACGCCTGAGCTGAGCCTAGATATTCAAAAAATTAGCTTCAGCCAAGGCTCGGCTTACTTTGCCGATAACTCACTGACTCCGAATTTTGCTTCGGGAATTGAGCTGCTTGAAGGCAATATCACTCACCTGTCGTCAACGCCAGGCACTAAAGCCTCGGTCGATATCAAAGGTAAGATAGACAAGTACGCGCCTGTAACCCTAAAAGGCGATATTAACCCTTTGTTAGACATGCCATATTTAGATCTCGATTTGGTCTTCAAAAGTGTTGAGCTAACCTCAGTCAATCCTTACTCAGGCACCTATGCGGGTTACTACATAGATAAGGGACAGTTATCACTGTCGCTGAACTACAAACTCGATCAGAACAAGCTCAAGGGCAATAACCATCTAGTCATAGATCAACTGAAACTCGGTAAACCCAGTAACAGTGACCTTGCCACTAGCTTACCTATCACGCTCGCCATTGCGCTGCTACAGGACCGTAACGGCGTGATTGATTTAGGTATGGAGGTCTCAGGCGATTTAGACTCACCCAGCTTTAGTGTCGGCAGCATCATAATGACGGCGATTACCAATGTGATCACTAAAGCCGTCACTGCACCCTTCACTTTCCTAGCGGGGCTGATAGGTTCAGACGAAACCTTAGACAAAATCAGCTTTGCCGCTGGTCAATTCAGCCTAAGTGAAGATGAGCAGAAAAGTTTAGACAAACTCGCCAGCGCCTTACTCGACAGACCTATGCTTAAGCTCAGCGTTGAAGGGGAAGTCGATGCCATCAATGACAGCCAAGCCATTGCTGAGCGCATCATGAAGCGTAAATTGGCTAAGTTAGCCAATATCGAGTTCAGTGCGTTACCTAATGATTTAAGTCCAAGCCAATTCCCGACCCAAGGGCCGCTCGCCGATGCGCTAGTGAAGCTCTATGAGCAGGAAGTTAAAGCCGATCCGGTCCAAATAAAAGACACAGTAATCGCAGAGGCCAAAGACGCGCAGCTTTCCGATGACGAAATTACTACCCGCTGGCATATCGCTTTATATAATCTGTCGGTAAAAGCACAGAATGTTAATGATGGTATGTTGGGTAATTTGGCCCAAGAAAGAGCTAAAGCCGTTAAAGCTTACCTTGTGGACGTGAAAGAGATTGCCCCAGAGCGGATCTTCTTGCTCGAAAGCCGAGTGAGTTTGACCCAGAATGTGGCCCAAGTGAGCCTTACCATAGATGTGCAATAG
- a CDS encoding VOC family protein, which yields MNLQHSINYLEIPSRDIASSKAFFSQVFGWTYVDYGPEYSCFMDVGITGGFYQAEVDFTLAKGCPLIVIYSQNLELTLTAVVAAGGAITADIFSFPGGRRFHFTEPCGNEYAVWSE from the coding sequence ATGAACCTTCAACACAGCATCAATTATTTGGAAATCCCGAGCCGCGATATTGCGAGTTCTAAGGCCTTTTTTAGCCAGGTGTTTGGCTGGACCTATGTCGATTATGGTCCTGAATACAGCTGCTTTATGGATGTCGGGATCACAGGTGGCTTCTATCAAGCCGAGGTGGATTTTACCCTCGCAAAAGGCTGCCCGCTGATTGTGATCTACAGCCAGAACTTAGAATTGACTCTGACGGCTGTCGTGGCCGCTGGCGGCGCTATTACGGCAGATATATTTAGTTTCCCCGGTGGTCGCCGATTCCACTTCACTGAACCCTGTGGCAATGAATATGCCGTCTGGTCAGAATGA
- a CDS encoding DUF1289 domain-containing protein — translation MNMPSGQNDPNANPCIRNCCLDQQDICLGCFRHLDEILAWRAMSDVERQACFSRMAQRKAESQAKRSGVN, via the coding sequence ATGAATATGCCGTCTGGTCAGAATGATCCTAATGCCAATCCTTGTATCCGCAATTGTTGTTTAGATCAGCAAGATATTTGCTTAGGTTGCTTTAGGCATCTTGATGAGATTTTAGCGTGGCGCGCTATGTCAGATGTGGAGCGGCAAGCTTGTTTTAGCAGAATGGCGCAGCGTAAAGCTGAGTCTCAGGCCAAAAGAAGCGGCGTAAATTGA
- a CDS encoding Trm112 family protein, with translation MAFDKKLLDIVACPVCKGKLEYDKTTQQLICKADKLAYPITEGIPVLLENRAVPLTELV, from the coding sequence ATGGCATTCGATAAAAAATTGTTAGATATAGTGGCTTGCCCTGTGTGTAAGGGAAAACTTGAGTACGATAAAACGACGCAGCAGTTGATTTGTAAGGCAGATAAGCTGGCCTATCCGATCACTGAAGGTATCCCTGTGTTATTAGAAAATCGTGCTGTGCCACTGACTGAATTAGTCTAG